Proteins from a single region of Kluyveromyces lactis strain NRRL Y-1140 chromosome A complete sequence:
- the TPO5 gene encoding Tpo5p (similar to uniprot|P36029 Saccharomyces cerevisiae YKL174C TPO5 Protein involved in excretion of putrescine and spermidine putative polyamine transporter in the Golgi or post-Golgi vesicles), giving the protein MSPRKDRHFAKTDAERVLGNKKGELTKGSHRAELHFEMPEYIWLSNLNGNIHIPERLLSLLNEEDQDIPDEVKEFTYVQQLDKNLLSRTSVIGLGFGLMSPVLGMSTTMSIGLLNGGSPSIIFGYLICGIMTWISSLSLSEIVSKYPIELHGAAAMLAPGRLRLRMSWYCGWLMLFGSWTMSTSITFAGAQLIISLLTMTNESLIDSRWLTLWTVLMFYLIVTVVGVINLKFSSFIETINKVCVYWILYAILFTSTLLLLFQPNHRSFKDVFTKFDNSLSGYSSMALSFLIGGFQQSNFTFQGFAMLSALSDETEKPEKDIPYSMTRSVIISLVSGLFFLIPMMLILPDVSEVMNHEGVMPIVLIFTKSTKSLFVSIFLVLLILGNLLFSGIGSVTTSSRALYSLSRDRGIPYHHLWTYVDPASESKVPKYSVMLSMGVSYVLALLALISTAAFNAFVGCAVLCLCSASMLPILLSLYHRRKLVKGSAFRIKYRLGYITNCLTVIWLLFTMVIISLPQKVPVTFRSMNYSSVVYFLFMIMVTVLYDRWGIYNFRAPLVGE; this is encoded by the coding sequence ATGAGCCCTCGAAAAGACAGACATTTTGCCAAGACGGATGCCGAAAGGGTTCTAGGAAATAAAAAGGGTGAGCTTACCAAGGGGTCACACAGAGCCGAACTGCATTTTGAAATGCCTGAATACATCTGGCTTTCTAATCTTAACGGGAACATACACATTCCCGAGCGATTGTTGTCTTTATTGAACGAGGAAGACCAGGATATTCCCGATGAGGTTAAAGAGTTTACATATGTACAGCAACTTGACAAGAATTTACTTTCGCGGACTTCTGTTATTGGTCTAGGGTTTGGGTTGATGAGTCCCGTACTTGGTATGAGCACTACTATGAGTATTGGATTGCTAAATGGTGGATCTCCATCGATAATATTTGGGTATCTGATATGTGGGATAATGACGTGGATTAGTTCACTGTCGCTCAGTGAGATAGTCTCGAAGTACCCCATAGAACTTCACGGTGCAGCGGCCATGCTTGCGCCTGGCAGACTTCGGTTGCGTATGTCTTGGTACTGTGGTTGGCTAATGTTGTTTGGAAGTTGGACGATGAGCACTAGTATTACGTTTGCGGGTGCACAATTGATTATTTCTTTGCTGACAATGACTAATGAATCTCTGATAGACTCCCGGTGGTTGACGTTATGGACTGTGCTAATGTTTTATCTCATTGTGACTGTGGTTGGAGTCATTAATCTAAAATTTTCAAGTTTCATTGAAACTATCAATAAGGTCTGTGTTTACTGGATCTTATATGCGATATTATTCACAAGTACACTTCTCCTATTATTCCAACCAAACCATAGATCATTCAAGGATGTCTTTACCAAATTCGATAATAGTTTGTCGGGGTATAGTTCTATGGCCTTGTCATTTTTAATTGGAGGGTTTCAGCAATCTAATTTCACTTTCCAAGGGTTTGCGATGTTATCGGCATTATCTGACGAAACTGAGAAACCAGAGAAAGATATTCCTTACAGTATGACACGCTCTGTGATAATCTCACTAGTTTCCGGActatttttcttgatccCAATGATGCTCATTCTACCTGATGTCTCTGAGGTAATGAATCATGAAGGTGTCATGCCCATCGTGCTTATCTTCACAAAATCTACTAAATCGTTATTCGTTTCCATCTTCCTTGTTCTATTGATCTTGGGAAACCTATTGTTTTCAGGTATTGGCTCGGTGACTACATCTTCAAGAGCACTGTACAGTTTAAGCCGTGATCGTGGTATTCCATATCATCACCTCTGGACTTATGTGGATCCTGCGTCAGAATCTAAGGTCCCTAAATACTCCGTCATGTTGTCTATGGGAGTTTCATATGTATTGGCACTCTTAGCTTTAATATCAACGGCCGCATTCAATGCATTTGTCGGGTGTGCTGTCCTATGTTTGTGCTCTGCGTCAATGTTACCGATCTTATTATCGTTATACcatagaagaaaattggtGAAAGGTTCAGCATTCAGAATTAAATACAGGTTAGGTTACATCACGAACTGTCTCACCGTAATATGGTTACTGTTTACTATGGTTATCATCAGTTTACCGCAAAAGGTTCCAGTCACTTTTAGAAGTATGAACTATTCAAGCGTTGTatatttccttttcatGATTATGGTCACTGTCCTTTACGATAGATGGGGCATATATAATTTCCGTGCACCATTGGTGGGAGAGTAA
- the SNU114 gene encoding U5 snRNP GTPase SNU114 (similar to uniprot|P36048 Saccharomyces cerevisiae YKL173W SNU114 involved in splicing U5 snRNP-specific protein related to EF-2): protein MDEDLYDEFGNFIGDPMQLIDSDDDSLEEVGEQEAQHELRQKIVEADSTDVVLRDVNRDFDDDVEVLLEVEDREPEKPLIGDDSKSYSEAVNRKVPKALFDRGYLKSLFSIPERQLNVGIFGALHCGKTSFTDMFALDTHRNLPSLTKKVKEGWVPFRYLDQARIEKERGISLRLNGMSFAYESSRGRTYAVTMLDTPGHVNFWDDVGIALTACQYGVIIVDVIEGITSVVSKLIRELISNGIPFIIVLNKIDRLILDLRLPPTDAYSKLQYIVNEINTYTKERFSPELGNVLFASTKFGFLFSVESFVNSFYAKSLKDKTEQFAAQLWGQINYREGAFYQTEFITDNIAFIQFILQPLYKVFTHTLSASEEELRTVIETNFQIRLSDEILSKDPQPLLFSVFHAILPHYHCFIDAIVSTQDHKINNLSSDESTVVHVLRHMSLEGSKWSLCRIIEGSVKKGNKLYIFNESVDSVVDFGDDEYSKVTIERVALMGGRYVYELEEAIKGQIVLLKGFEDQYTKYATLSSSLMNPLAPINYLNESVFKFAIQPQKPSELPRLLNGLQQANELYPALVVRVEESGENIIIGTGELYLDCVMDELRKKFCEIEIKVSQPLVQFTESCQNESFASIPVKSNNGVVSLSVMAEKLDGKIVHDLTHGEIDSSELNNMRKFSKRLRTEYGWDSLAARNCWDLSKCNVFIDDTLPDETDKQLLKKYKENILQGFEWAVKEGPLADETIHACQFKLLQFKVQEDSIEDIIPSQLVPMTRKACYIALMSATPIIMEPIYEVDIIVSGVLESVIQNLLKRRRGGRIYKTEKIVASPFIEIKAQLPVIESIGFETDLRVATAGSGMCQMHFWNKIWRKVPGDVLDEEAFIPKLKPAPAASLSRDFVMKTRRRKGLSESGHMTQDGPSLKKYIDQDLFKKLQQKRFV from the coding sequence atggatgaagatttgTACGATGAGTTCGGTAATTTCATTGGGGATCCAATGCAATTAATcgattctgatgatgatagtTTGGAAGAAGTAGGAGAGCAGGAAGCTCAACATGAATTACGGCAAAAGATAGTCGAGGCTGACTCTACCGATGTGGTACTTCGAGATGTGAACCGTGatttcgatgatgatgttgaagTTTTGTTGGAAGTGGAAGATAGAGAACCTGAGAAACCATTGATTGGGGACGATTCGAAATCATATAGCGAAGCTGTTAACAGGAAAGTACCTAAAGCACTATTTGACAGAGGGTACTTGAAAAGCCTTTTCTCGATACCAGAACGTCAGTTAAATGTTGGAATTTTCGGGGCGCTACATTGTGGTAAGACTTCTTTCACGGATATGTTTGCGTTAGATACTCATCGCAATCTTCCGTCCTTGACAAAAAAAGTTAAGGAGGGATGGGTACCGTTTAGGTACCTCGACCAAGCGAGGATAGAAAAGGAACGTGGTATTTCGCTTAGATTGAATGGTATGTCGTTTGCATATGAATCGTCAAGAGGACGTACGTATGCAGTGACGATGTTGGACACACCTGGACATGTAAATTTTTGGGACGATGTCGGTATTGCTTTGACTGCTTGCCAATATGGTGTAATCATCGTTGATGTGATAGAAGGAATTACTTCTGTAGTTTCCAAACTGATAAGAGAATTGATAAGTAATGGGATCCCCTTTATCATCGTTCTTaacaaaattgatagattaattttggatttgaGACTTCCTCCTACAGACGCATACAGCAAACTACAATATATCGTGAACGAAATAAACACATataccaaagaaagattcTCACCGGAGCTAGGTAATGTACTCTTTGCCAGTACCAAGTTTGGATTCTTATTCTCTGTGGAGTCTTTTGTGAACTCATTTTACGCTAAATCGTTAAAGGATAAGACAGAACAATTTGCTGCTCAACTTTGGGGTCAAATTAATTACAGAGAAGGAGCATTCTACCAAACAGAATTTATTACGGACAACATTGCATTCATTCAGTTTATTTTACAACCTTTATACAAGGTTTTCACTCATACATTATCTGCATCCGAGGAAGAACTAAGAACAGTCATCGAAAccaattttcaaatcaggCTTTCAGATGAGATTCTATCAAAGGATCCTCAGCCGCTACTTTTTAGCGTGTTTCATGCTATACTACCGCACTATCACTGCTTCATCGATGCTATTGTTTCAACACAGGACcacaaaatcaacaacttATCATCCGATGAAAGCACTGTTGTACATGTATTGAGACACATGAGCCTGGAAGGTTCCAAGTGGTCCCTTTGTCGGATAATAGAGGGCTCAGTGAAAAAAGGCAACAAACTCTATATTTTCAATGAGTCCGTAGACTCTGTAGTAGAttttggtgatgatgaatacTCCAAGGTTACTATTGAGCGTGTAGCCTTAATGGGAGGTAGGTATGTCTACGAACTCGAGGAAGCAATAAAAGGACAGATTGTACTTTTAAAAGGTTTTGAAGATCAGTATACGAAATATGCAACTTTGTCTTCGAGCTTGATGAACCCGCTAGCACCAATTAACTATCTCAACGAATCGGTGTTCAAATTCGCCATACAGCCTCAGAAACCAAGTGAACTACCGAGACTATTGAACGGTCTTCAACAAGCAAACGAATTGTACCCTGCATTAGTGGTTagagttgaagaaagcGGCGAAAACATCATAATTGGAACAGGAGAACTTTACCTTGATTGCGTGATGGACGAATTACGGAAAAAATTCTGTGAAATTGAGATCAAAGTAAGCCAACCGCTTGTGCAATTCACGGAAAGTTGTCAGAACGAATCGTTCGCGTCAATTCCTGTAAAGTCAAACAACGGTGTAGTATCACTCAGCGTTATGGCCGAAAAATTAGATGGAAAGATAGTACACGATTTGACGCATGGTGAAATCGACAGTTCAGAATTGAATAACATGAGAAAGTTCTCCAAACGTCTAAGAACCGAGTATGGATGGGACTCATTGGCAGCTAGAAACTGCTGGGATTTATCAAAATGTAATGTATTCATTGACGATACTCTACCTGATGAAACGGATAAGCAACTACTCAagaaatataaagaaaacatTTTACAAGGGTTTGAATGGGCTGTGAAAGAAGGACCATTGGCTGATGAAACAATCCATGCATGCCAATTTAAACTCTTGCAATTCAAGGTACAAGAAGACAGCATCGAAGATATCATCCCATCTCAACTAGTGCCAATGACGAGAAAGGCATGTTACATTGCGCTAATGTCTGCTACTCCAATTATCATGGAACCCATCTATGAAGTCGATATTATCGTATCGGGGGTATTGGAGTCTGTGATTCAGAATTTATTGAAGAGACGCAGAGGTGGAAGAATTTACAAGACAGAAAAGATAGTGGCATCACCATTCATAGAAATAAAGGCTCAATTACCTGTCATCGAGTCGATTGGATTTGAGACAGATCTTCGTGTTGCGACCGCCGGTAGCGGAATGTGTCAAATGCACTTTTGGAATAAAATATGGAGAAAAGTGCCAGGTGACGTACTTGACGAAGAAGCCTTCATACCGAAGTTGAAACCAGCGCCTGCTGCAAGCCTAAGCAGGGACTTTGTGATGAAGACAAGACGTCGCAAGGGTTTATCTGAAAGTGGTCACATGACTCAAGACGGGCCATCATTAAAGAAATACATTGATCAAGATCTATTCAAGAAGTTGCAACAAAAACGATTTGTATAG
- the EBP2 gene encoding Ebp2p (similar to uniprot|P36049 Saccharomyces cerevisiae YKL172W EBP2 Essential protein required for the maturation of 25S rRNA and 60S ribosomal subunit assembly localizes to the nucleolus), with protein MVKGFKLKELLHRRKAIDQSEQKVTSKKTKQPSPSNAQDEEPVIVTKDDLRADEDVEPEVESEDEEEGVTGEYESHALSRKEKRKLKKLSKKQQAEEPSKKGEEEEEEEQEEEQEEEEEEESDNESDEEDRLDLEKLANSDSDSDSDEEEEEEEEEEEEEEEEKEEEEEEDVPLSDVEIDEDADVVPYQKTTINNVKAMKDALERIQKPWEKHSFQEHQSVTSQLNTDEKIKDIYDDTERELAFYKQSLDAVTIAREKLKKLKVPFKRPLDYFAEMVKSDEHMDRLKGKLIKEASEKKARQEARRQRDLKKFGKQVQVATLQQRQKDKRETLDKIKDLKKKRKHNEIGGDDFDIGVEDAAQSEKKHKPNFKREAKNSKYGSGGLKRYKRKNDAQSSAEMPEFSQRKMKGKAPRPGKSKRSRRH; from the coding sequence ATGGTTAAAGGATTCAAGTTGAAGGAGCTTCTGCACCGTCGTAAGGCTATTGACCAAAGCGAACAGAAGGTAACATCCAAAAAGACCAAACAACCAAGTCCATCTAATGCTCAGGACGAGGAGCCAGTGATAGTCACCAAGGATGACTTGAGAGCTGATGAGGACGTTGAACCAGAAGTTgaatcagaagatgaagaagagggGGTAACCGGCGAGTACGAGAGCCACGCTTTGTCcagaaaagagaagagaaagttgaagaagctgtCCAAGAAGCAGCAAGCCGAGGAGCCTTCGAAGAagggagaagaagaagaggaagaagagcaggaagaagagcaggaagaagaagaagaagaagaatctgataATGAGAGTGACGAAGAAGATCGTCTAGATCTTGAGAAGTTGGCAAACAGTGACTCTGATTCCgattctgatgaagaagaggaagaagaagaagaagaagaagaagaagaagaagaagaaaaggaagaggaagaggaagaggacGTTCCTCTAtctgatgttgaaattgacgAAGATGCCGATGTCGTTCCATACCAAAAAACTACCATCAATAACGTAAAAGCTATGAAGGATGCTCTAGAACGTATTCAAAAACCATGGGAAAAGCATTCATTCCAAGAACATCAATCCGTCACCTCTCAACTCAACACCGACGAAAAGATCAAGGACATCTACGATGACACTGAAAGAGAATTAGCATTTTACAAACAGTCTTTGGATGCTGTCACCATCGCCCGTGAAAAGctaaagaaattgaaggtCCCATTCAAGAGACCTTTAGATTATTTCGCCGAAATGGTTAAGAGTGATGAACATATGGACAGACTAAAGGGTAAATTGATAAAGGAGGCaagtgaaaagaaggcCCGTCAAGAAGCTAGAAGACAAAGAGACTTAAAGAAATTCGGTAAACAAGTGCAAGTGGCTACTCTACAACAACGTCAAAAGGATAAGAGAGAAACACTCGATAAGATTAAGgacttgaagaagaagagaaagcaCAACGAAATCGGCGGTGACGATTTCGATATCGGTGTCGAAGACGCCGCCCAATCGGAAAAGAAGCATAAACCAAATTTCAAGAGAGAAGCTAAGAATTCCAAATACGGTTCAGGTGGTTTGAAACGTTACAAGAGAAAGAACGATGCCCAATCCTCCGCTGAAATGCCAGAATTCTCccaaagaaagatgaaggGTAAGGCACCACGTCCAGGCAAGTCCAAGCGTTCAAGAAGACACTGA
- the ERG20 gene encoding bifunctional (2E,6E)-farnesyl diphosphate synthase/dimethylallyltranstransferase (highly similar to uniprot|P08524 Saccharomyces cerevisiae YJL167w ERG20 farnesyl-pyrophosphate synthetase): MSDNRAQFLEVFPSLVQELRDILAGYGMPEEAIEWYEKSLNYNTPGGKLNRGLSVVDTYALLKGYKSVSELSAEEYKKVAILGWCIELLQAYFLVADDMMDQSITRRGQPCWYKVENVGDIAINDAFMLEGAIYCLLKKHFRTEPYYVDLLELFHDVTFQTELGQLLDLITAPEDKVDLSKFSLEKHSFIVIFKTAYYSFYLAVALAMFAAGITDSKDLKQASDVLIPLGEYFQIQDDFLDCFGKPEDIGKIGTDIQDNKCSWVINVALKNATKEQRDILDENYGRKDSEKEQKCRAVFNELNIQDIYHKYEEETASNLREKIANIDESRGFKAEVLTLFLNKIYHRKK; the protein is encoded by the coding sequence ATGAGTGATAACAGAGCCCAGTTTTTGGAAGTGTTCCCATCATTAGTACAAGAGCTTAGAGACATCTTGGCCGGGTACGGTATGCCCGAAGAAGCCATCGAATGGTACGAAAAATCATTGAACTACAACACCCCAGGTGGTAAGTTGAACCGTGGTCTTTCTGTCGTTGACACATACGCGCTTTTGAAAGGTTACAAGTCAGTGAGCGAACTATCTGCAGAAGAGTACAAGAAGGTTGCCATCCTTGGTTGGTGTATTGAACTGTTGCAAGCGTACTTCTTGGTTGCTGATGACATGATGGACCAATCGATCACAAGAAGAGGACAACCATGTTGGTACAAAGTGGAAAACGTCGGCGACATTGCGATCAACGATGCATTCATGTTGGAAGGTGCCATCTACTGtctgttgaagaaacacTTCAGAACAGAGCCATACTACGTCGATCTATTGGAATTGTTCCATGACGTTACTTTTCAAACCGAATTGGGTCAGTTGTTGGATTTGATCACTGCACCAGAGGACAAAGTCGACTTATCCAAGTTCTCTTTGGAAAAGCATTCCTTCATCGTTATCTTCAAGACTGCATACTACTCTTTCTACTTAGCAGTGGCACTGGCCATGTTTGCTGCCGGTATTACCGACTCAAAGGACTTGAAACAGGCCAGCGACGTATTGATCCCATTGGGAGAATATTTCCAAATCCAAGACGATTTCTTGGATTGTTTCGGTAAACCAGAAGATATCGGTAAGATTGGTACCGATATCCAAGACAACAAATGTTCTTGGGTCATCAACGTTGCATTGAAGAATGCtacaaaagaacaaagagATATCTTGGACGAAAACTACGGTAGAAAGGATtctgaaaaggaacaaaaaTGTAGAGCTGTATTCAACGAATTGAACATCCAAGACATCTACCACAAGtacgaagaagaaaccgCTTCCAACTTAAGAGAGAAAATCGCTAACATCGACGAATCCCGTGGGTTCAAGGCCGAAGTTCTAAccttgttcttgaacaaaataTACCACAGAAAGAAGTAG
- the QCR8 gene encoding ubiquinol--cytochrome-c reductase subunit 8 (highly similar to uniprot|P08525 Saccharomyces cerevisiae YJL166W QCR8 Ubiquinol cytochrome-c reductase subunit 8), which produces MGGPHAKAYMGWWGSIGSPAQKGITTYTVSPYAQKPLNNIFHNAVFNTFRRVKSQILYMALPAALYWAWWVNCRDYNAYLYTKAGREELERVNV; this is translated from the coding sequence ATGGGTGGTCCACATGCTAAGGCTTACATGGGCTGGTGGGGTAGTATAGGTTCCCCAGCCCAAAAGGGTATTACTACATACACTGTTTCTCCATATGCTCAAAAGCCATTGAACAACATCTTCCACAACGCTGTTTTTAACACATTTAGAAGAGTTAAGAGCCAAATTTTGTACATGGCTCTTCCAGCTGCTTTGTACTGGGCTTGGTGGGTCAACTGCAGAGACTACAACGCTTACTTGTACACTAAGGCCGGTagagaagaattagaaAGAGTTAACGTTTAA
- the NNK1 gene encoding protein kinase NNK1 (similar to uniprot|Q757Y0 Ashbya gossypii AEL120W AEL120Wp and some similarites with YKL171W uniprot|P36003 Saccharomyces cerevisiae YKL171W) has protein sequence MSSSYNVGSGMKRSNTPTLYERDFPSEVVSVGSLQSLTQREDNERDSFKLRHKNDSYNHAVNFNIGSSRTSESYQESSDYEEQLSFKPRRMRKGDTNSTLTNTNLSNNDNDNSTNNSNSRLTRVYSETEKANFHDVTGVRMYDDMKYRPMHFQNNSNDSDDRVSIAQDPIPIDIEPKPDVGGYRQARHQHVIRRRFSSGESPLRSPYFNERYNQGLPLFNDMQDEYIPDFDFAEAVSQWQSSDDTNMLSRFNTWEPDYLGKPQKESVLKLDDLHSQVAPIPLPNVKNEQQPQIPIARPSSSSLFSASSLRTPPAQIEISEHDLDRIMRSIPSDFINMPFSQRKKIIQDLSPNHDYKTIMNILKREKLSHSGSTHNVRSRHGSVASKYLNSFTPGSSSFKRDDKGSFILGHRLGKIIGFGAWGMIRECFPSTDESQNQNNTCCKAMKIIKFKDNRSVKRQVLREISIWSKLSHNNILPLTKWKLDDDLVAYCLTDKIDHGTLYDLVVSWGECGNSKISLRERCQATSALALQLIDAVQYMHSKFIAHGDIKLENCLLEKKSENYKDWKLVLCDFGMSHFYGHFKDQMENESIQLKSLFDGSTLHLKRRPSIPRSSSSTNNSSLRLKSRLRQIVNDKKLIHDDTTLGIHSVPKSTRSNLTSSLNQKTDITLTPNKDLHEHINDDMSRIGSLPYAAPELLEPNPPPIGPSADIWAIGVLIFTMLTGKLPFKHEYEPRLRAIITSGKYDKTTLRQVCNCDMNSNLGVDDQVEFQGLFNAVKGCLTKDLTRRWELDMVKVALGKH, from the coding sequence ATGTCTTCGAGCTATAATGTTGGCTCAGGAATGAAACGGTCTAATACCCCAACGTTGTATGAACGAGATTTCCCTAGTGAGGTGGTTTCGGTTGGATCATTACAGTCTTTGACTCAAAGAGAGGATAATGAAAGAGACTCTTTCAAACTACGACATAAGAATGACTCTTATAATCATGCGGTAAATTTTAACATCGGCTCTTCTAGAACTAGTGAATCTTATCAAGAATCCAGTGATTATGAAGAGCAGCTTTCCTTTAAGCCAAGAAGGATGCGTAAAGGTGATACGAATTCTACGCTAACCAATACAAATCTCAGTAACAACGACAACGATAACAGTActaataatagtaatagTCGTTTGACTAGGGTTTACTCAGAAACAGAGAAAGCGAATTTTCACGATGTGACTGGTGTTCGTATGTATGATGATATGAAGTATAGACCAATGCATTTCCAAAATAACAGCAATGACAGCGATGATAGAGTTTCGATTGCACAAGATCCGATCCctattgatattgaacCAAAACCAGACGTTGGAGGGTACCGTCAGGCAAGACATCAGCATGTAATAAGGCGTAGATTCTCGTCTGGAGAATCCCCCTTGAGATCTCCTTACTTCAACGAACGTTATAACCAGGGCCTGCCCTTGTTCAATGATATGCAAGATGAGTACATCCCAGATTTCGATTTTGCTGAGGCCGTTTCGCAGTGGCAAAGCTCAGATGATACCAATATGCTTTCACGTTTCAATACATGGGAACCAGACTATCTTGGTAAGCCACAGAAGGAATCAGTATTGAAACTAGACGATTTGCATTCCCAAGTGGCTCCTATCCCTTTACCAAATGTTAAAAATGAGCAACAGCCTCAAATTCCTATAGCAAGACCGAGCTCATCATCGTTATTTTCTGCATCGTCTCTGAGAACTCCACCTGcccaaattgaaatatcagaaCATGACCTAGATAGAATTATGAGATCTATTCCATCggatttcatcaatatgCCATTTTCCCAACGTAAGAAGATCATACAGGATTTAAGTCCCAACCATGACTATAAGACTATTATGAACATTTTGAAACGTGAGAAATTAAGCCACAGTGGCTCAACACATAACGTGAGATCCAGACATGGATCAGTTGCATCGAAATACTTGAACTCTTTTACCCCCGGTTCTAGTTCTTTCAAGAGGGACGATAAAGGGTCTTTCATTTTGGGTCATAGACTTGGCAAAATAATAGGGTTCGGCGCTTGGGGTATGATCAGGGAATGTTTCCCTTCTACAGATGAATCTCAAAACCAGAATAATACTTGTTGCAAGGCGATGAAGATTATCAAGTTCAAGGACAATCGAAGTGTAAAGAGGCAAGTACTACGTGAAATCTCAATATGGTCGAAACTTTCCCACAATAATATTCTTCCTTTAACAAAATGGAAATTAGACGATGATCTGGTGGCATATTGTTTAACAGATAAGATCGATCATGGAACCTTATACGATTTAGTTGTTTCTTGGGGCGAATGTGGTAATTCAAAGATTAGTTTAAGAGAAAGGTGTCAAGCTACATCCGCCTTAGCGTTACAATTAATTGATGCTGTACAATATATGCATTCTAAATTCATTGCACATGGAGATATaaagttggaaaattgCCTTCTAGAAAAAAAGTCTGAGAACTACAAAGATTGGAAGCTTGTATTATGCGATTTTGGCATGAGTCACTTTTATGGCCATTTCAAAGATCAGATGGAAAATGAATCAATTCAACTGAAATCCCTATTTGATGGGTCTACTCTTCACTTGAAACGAAGACCCTCAATTCCAAgatcttcctcttcaacgaataattcttctttACGGTTGAAATCAAGGTTAAGACAAATAGTGAACGATAAAAAATTAATTCATGATGATACGACTTTGGGTATTCACTCCGTACCAAAGAGCACTCGTTCTAACCTAACCAGCTCGTTGAACCAAAAAACAGACATTACATTAACACCTAACAAAGATTTGCATGAACATATCAACGATGACATGAGCAGAATTGGCTCTTTACCATACGCTGCTCCGGAGTTACTAGAACCCAACCCTCCTCCCATTGGACCAAGCGCTGATATATGGGCCATTGGTGTTTTAATTTTCACCATGCTTACCGGCAAATTACCTTTTAAACATGAATACGAGCCCAGACTTCGTGCAATAATAACTTCAGGTAAATATGATAAAACGACACTACGCCAAGTTTGTAACTGTGATATGAACTCGAACTTGGGTGTAGATGACCAGGTGGAATTCCAAGGTCTATTCAACGCAGTGAAGGGCTGCTTAACGAAAGACTTAACCCGGAGATGGGAACTTGATATGGTGAAAGTAGCTCTGGGTAAGCATTGA
- the MRPL38 gene encoding mitochondrial 54S ribosomal protein uL14m (highly similar to uniprot|P35996 Saccharomyces cerevisiae YKL170W MRPL38 Mitochondrial ribosomal protein of the large subunit appears as two protein spots (YmL34 and YmL38) on two-dimensional SDS gels) translates to MIYLKSFLKVIDNSGAQIAECIKVLGKGSPKSPGRIGDKIVCVVKKAKPLTQTITGQSNNNRVKKGDIVHAVVVRTKQRNMIRPDGSTIAFGDNACVLINKNNGEPLGSRIMGNDGVVGRELREKGYNKICSLASKVL, encoded by the coding sequence ATGATTTATTTGAAGTCTTTTTTGAAAGTCATTGACAACTCAGGTGCTCAAATTGCCGAATGTATCAAAGTACTTGGAAAAGGTTCGCCAAAATCTCCAGGTAGAATAGGTGACAAAATCGTCTGTGTGGTGAAGAAGGCTAAACCATTAACACAAACTATTACTGGGCAATCCAATAACAACAGAGTGAAGAAAGGTGATATTGTACACGCTGTGGTGGTACGTACCAAgcaaagaaatatgataCGTCCTGATGGATCAACAATTGCGTTCGGTGACAATGCTTGTGTATTAATCAACAAGAATAATGGTGAACCTCTAGGGTCAAGAATTATGGGTAACGATGGTGTTGTCGGCAGAGAACTAAGGGAAAAGGGCTACAACAAGATTTGCTCTCTAGCAAGTAAAGTTTTGTAA